One part of the Pseudomonas sp. MYb118 genome encodes these proteins:
- a CDS encoding aspartate aminotransferase family protein: MNQEFDALFEQDRAHFMHPSTHAHDHASGALKGRIIKSASGIRIRDHEGRELIDAFAGLYCVNIGYGRTEVADAIYKQAKELAYYHTYVGHSTEAIIELSSRIIDWAPEGMKKVYYGLSGSDANETQIKLVRYYNNVLGRPQKKKIISRDRGYHGSGIMTGSLTGLPSFHQHFDLPAEGIKHTVCPHWYRKAPTGMDEAAFVGYCADELEKMILAEGPDTVAAFIGEPLMGTGGIIVPPAGYWAAIQAVLNKYDVLLIADEVVCAFGRLGSKMGSQRYGMRPDLITTAKGLTSAYAPLSAVIVGEKVWDVIEKASESQGPMGHGWTYSGHPVCAAAALANLDILERENLTSNADKVGAYLNRRLRETLEGHPLVGEVRGDGMLAAVEFMADREQRTPFDAALKVGPKVSAACLERGMVARAMPHGDILGFAPPLVLTEAEADLIVGITKEAIDQVAGEVLG; encoded by the coding sequence ATGAACCAAGAATTCGACGCGCTGTTCGAGCAAGACCGTGCCCACTTCATGCACCCCTCGACCCACGCCCATGACCATGCCAGCGGTGCGCTCAAGGGGCGCATCATCAAGAGCGCGTCGGGCATCCGCATCCGCGACCATGAAGGCCGTGAACTGATCGACGCCTTCGCCGGGCTGTATTGCGTCAACATCGGCTACGGCCGTACCGAAGTGGCCGACGCCATCTACAAGCAGGCCAAGGAGCTGGCCTACTACCACACCTACGTGGGCCACTCGACCGAGGCCATCATCGAACTGTCGAGCCGCATCATCGACTGGGCGCCGGAAGGTATGAAAAAGGTCTATTACGGCCTGTCCGGTTCCGATGCCAACGAAACCCAGATCAAGCTGGTGCGCTATTACAACAACGTGCTGGGGCGGCCGCAGAAGAAGAAAATCATCTCCCGCGACCGTGGCTATCACGGCTCGGGCATCATGACCGGCAGCCTGACCGGCCTGCCCAGCTTCCACCAGCATTTCGACCTGCCGGCCGAAGGCATCAAGCACACCGTTTGCCCGCACTGGTATCGCAAGGCGCCGACCGGCATGGATGAAGCGGCGTTCGTCGGTTATTGCGCCGACGAGCTGGAAAAAATGATCCTGGCCGAAGGCCCGGACACCGTGGCCGCGTTCATCGGCGAGCCGTTGATGGGCACCGGCGGCATCATCGTGCCACCGGCTGGCTATTGGGCTGCGATCCAGGCCGTGCTGAACAAATATGACGTGTTGCTGATTGCCGATGAAGTGGTCTGCGCCTTTGGTCGCCTGGGGTCGAAGATGGGCAGCCAGCGCTACGGCATGCGCCCGGACCTGATTACCACCGCGAAAGGGCTGACCAGTGCCTATGCACCGTTGTCGGCGGTGATCGTCGGCGAAAAGGTGTGGGATGTGATCGAAAAGGCTTCCGAGTCCCAGGGGCCGATGGGGCATGGCTGGACCTACTCCGGGCACCCGGTCTGCGCGGCCGCCGCCCTGGCCAACCTCGACATCCTCGAGCGGGAAAACCTTACGTCCAATGCCGACAAGGTCGGTGCGTACCTCAACCGGCGGCTGCGCGAAACCCTCGAAGGCCACCCGCTGGTAGGCGAAGTGCGCGGTGACGGCATGCTGGCGGCGGTCGAGTTCATGGCGGACCGCGAGCAGCGCACGCCCTTCGATGCCGCCTTGAAGGTGGGCCCGAAGGTTTCGGCGGCTTGCCTGGAACGCGGCATGGTCGCCCGGGCGATGCCCCACGGCGACATCCTGGGGTTTGCACCACCGCTGGTACTGACCGAAGCGGAGGCGGACCTGATCGTGGGCATCACCAAGGAGGCGATTGATCAGGTGGCGGGGGAGGTGTTGGGCTGA
- the zapE gene encoding cell division protein ZapE, translated as MTPLERYQADLKRPEFFHDAAQETAVRHLQRLYDDLIAADQNKPGLLGKLFGKKDQHPVKGLYFWGGVGRGKTYLVDTFFEALPFKEKTRTHFHRFMKRVHEEMKTLGGEKNPLTIIAKRFAAESRVICFDEFFVSDITDAMILGTLMEELFKNGVTLVATSNIVPDGLYKDGLQRARFLPAIALIKQNTEIVNVDSGVDYRLRHLEQAELFHYPLDEVAHESLRKSFRALTPECTAAVENDVLIIENREIRALRTCDDVAWFDFRELCDGPRSQNDYIELGKIFHAVLLSGVEQMSVTTDDIARRFINMVDEFYDRNVKLIISAEVELKDLYTGGRLTFEFQRTLSRLLEMQSHEFLSRAHKP; from the coding sequence ATGACGCCCCTAGAACGATATCAAGCTGATCTGAAACGCCCGGAATTCTTCCATGACGCCGCGCAGGAAACGGCTGTGCGTCATTTGCAGCGCCTGTACGACGATCTGATCGCTGCCGATCAGAACAAGCCGGGCCTGCTGGGCAAGCTGTTTGGCAAGAAAGATCAGCACCCGGTCAAGGGCCTGTATTTCTGGGGCGGCGTCGGGCGCGGCAAGACTTACCTGGTCGACACCTTCTTCGAAGCGCTGCCGTTCAAGGAAAAGACCCGTACGCACTTCCACCGCTTCATGAAGCGCGTGCACGAAGAAATGAAAACCCTGGGCGGCGAGAAAAACCCGCTGACCATCATCGCCAAGCGTTTCGCCGCCGAGTCGCGGGTGATCTGCTTCGATGAATTCTTCGTTTCCGACATCACCGACGCGATGATCCTCGGCACGCTGATGGAAGAGCTGTTCAAGAACGGCGTGACCTTGGTCGCCACCTCGAACATCGTGCCGGACGGCCTGTACAAGGACGGCCTGCAACGTGCGCGTTTCCTGCCGGCCATCGCGCTGATCAAGCAGAACACCGAGATCGTCAACGTCGACAGCGGCGTCGACTATCGTCTGCGTCACCTCGAACAGGCGGAACTGTTCCACTACCCGCTGGACGAAGTGGCCCACGAAAGCCTGCGCAAGAGCTTCCGCGCCCTGACGCCGGAATGCACGGCGGCGGTGGAGAACGATGTACTGATCATCGAAAACCGCGAAATCCGCGCCCTGCGCACCTGCGATGACGTGGCCTGGTTCGACTTCCGCGAACTGTGCGACGGCCCGCGCAGCCAGAACGATTACATCGAACTGGGCAAGATCTTCCACGCCGTGCTGCTCAGCGGTGTCGAGCAGATGAGTGTGACCACCGATGACATCGCCCGCCGGTTCATCAACATGGTCGACGAATTCTATGACCGGAACGTCAAGCTGATCATTTCCGCGGAAGTCGAGCTGAAGGACCTGTACACCGGTGGTCGTCTGACCTTCGAATTCCAGCGTACCCTGAGCCGCCTGCTGGAAATGCAATCCCACGAATTCCTCTCCCGGGCCCACAAACCCTAA
- a CDS encoding GlxA family transcriptional regulator — translation MASLRYGKQLGLGLTPAFEIRLVSPDGKPVNSFSDVIMPVDGGLENADVIILPAFWDDFDTLCQRYPQVLPWLRQQHARGAVLCGEATGVFWLAEAGLLNGKEATTYWRFFNAFAERFPRVHLNQDKHLTDADNLYCAGGTTSACDLYIYLIERFCGANVAQAVARDILYEVQRSYAPGRIGFGGQKLHQDVIILQIQHWLEEHFADKFRFEDVAREHGMSIRNFMRRFQSATGDKPLHYLQRLRIETAKGLLSGSRKSIKTISYEVGYDDASFFARLFRQHTELSPNQYRQQFQQAA, via the coding sequence CTGGCCAGCCTGCGTTACGGCAAACAACTGGGCCTGGGCCTGACACCAGCGTTCGAAATACGCCTGGTCAGCCCCGACGGCAAACCGGTGAACAGTTTCAGTGATGTGATCATGCCGGTGGACGGCGGCCTGGAAAATGCCGACGTCATTATCCTTCCGGCGTTCTGGGACGACTTCGACACCCTGTGCCAACGTTATCCACAGGTGCTGCCATGGCTGCGCCAGCAGCATGCGCGTGGCGCGGTGCTGTGCGGCGAGGCCACGGGGGTGTTCTGGCTGGCCGAGGCCGGGCTGCTCAACGGCAAGGAAGCGACCACCTACTGGCGCTTCTTCAATGCCTTCGCCGAGCGCTTCCCCAGGGTGCATCTGAATCAGGACAAACACCTGACCGACGCCGACAACCTGTATTGCGCCGGCGGCACCACCTCGGCGTGCGACCTCTACATTTACTTGATCGAGCGCTTCTGTGGCGCCAATGTCGCCCAGGCCGTGGCCCGGGACATTCTCTATGAAGTGCAGCGCAGCTATGCGCCGGGCCGTATCGGCTTCGGTGGGCAGAAACTGCACCAGGACGTGATCATCCTGCAGATCCAGCACTGGCTCGAAGAGCATTTCGCCGACAAGTTCCGCTTCGAAGACGTGGCGCGCGAGCACGGCATGAGCATCCGCAACTTCATGCGCCGCTTCCAGAGCGCCACCGGTGACAAGCCGCTGCATTACCTGCAGCGCCTGCGCATCGAGACGGCCAAGGGACTGCTGTCCGGCAGCCGCAAAAGCATCAAGACCATCAGCTATGAGGTCGGCTACGACGATGCGAGCTTCTTCGCACGGCTGTTCCGTCAGCACACCGAGCTGTCACCCAACCAGTATCGCCAGCAATTCCAGCAGGCGGCTTGA
- a CDS encoding flavin monoamine oxidase family protein, with the protein MTIGSSYEYPAFVSRETARAKRSTPNKWAGRFPNPPDLCFDYRALVEQQNGIARSTDPQHKICIIGAGITGLTAARELYRAGFSQISLMEQARRIGGRHLTVPGSRHSSRSHTPFEMGAMRMPFFNRAGEPPTEGRSLMAYYTQAFDLKFSDFANPGSPWVRSTGIYLREGSMGEGPAPQMLIWNNPDGRTPPPGEALQRVFGKWKTFADRMTQHVAQVYGSPEWEAMWAAIVEKYQRVSFRDLVSLPVLQAWDALAPGDFGGMGMSAEESAIFYAIGIGDGSWGAFYDVCCLYPLRTAIFGFSSQLQLIHGRVDAQGDPLQAPYLDGEAALDSRGLAFERPRYIGLAALGECLLFMNIAETGKSVHEHSRETTNGLLTDSSVTRLRKLANGKIRVFFDWHHSQPDQVREEFDDFDSVIMTLPSWLIETRLQLEGFTPQMLPFETINAYKTAHWETSCKVFAPLKKSFLSKNTSIPQVIVTDSFIHDVYTYRYNERYSYDCILLSYTWEDDATKLCAFSDKELISRCVNELDRILMNARNIREKISPYIGLDQAVVQRWITDRNALGCAKLYRPGAYYDAVRLMKYNRDFAHVSGLYFSGESFSVDAGWTEPCFRGAVDAVIHICNRTAATFNGGFSMSDLPHYQLEA; encoded by the coding sequence GTGACTATCGGATCAAGCTACGAGTACCCCGCCTTCGTCAGCCGCGAGACCGCGCGCGCCAAGCGCTCGACGCCCAACAAATGGGCCGGGCGCTTTCCCAACCCGCCTGACCTGTGCTTCGACTACCGCGCGCTGGTCGAACAGCAAAACGGCATCGCCCGGTCAACGGACCCACAACACAAAATCTGCATCATCGGTGCCGGCATCACCGGGCTGACCGCCGCCCGAGAACTCTATCGCGCAGGCTTCAGCCAAATATCCCTCATGGAGCAAGCCCGGCGGATCGGTGGCCGGCACCTGACCGTTCCCGGCAGCCGTCATTCCTCGCGCAGCCACACACCGTTCGAAATGGGCGCCATGCGCATGCCTTTCTTCAACCGGGCCGGCGAACCACCCACCGAAGGCCGATCACTGATGGCCTACTACACCCAGGCCTTCGACCTGAAGTTTTCCGACTTCGCCAACCCCGGCAGCCCCTGGGTGCGCTCGACCGGCATTTACCTGCGAGAAGGCAGCATGGGCGAAGGGCCAGCGCCGCAGATGCTGATCTGGAATAACCCCGATGGCCGCACGCCGCCGCCCGGCGAAGCGCTGCAAAGGGTCTTCGGCAAATGGAAGACCTTCGCCGACCGCATGACCCAGCACGTGGCCCAGGTGTACGGCAGCCCCGAGTGGGAGGCGATGTGGGCCGCCATCGTCGAGAAGTACCAGCGTGTGTCCTTCCGCGATCTGGTCAGCCTGCCCGTCCTGCAAGCCTGGGACGCGCTGGCGCCGGGGGATTTCGGAGGGATGGGCATGTCGGCCGAAGAGTCGGCGATTTTCTATGCAATCGGTATCGGCGATGGCAGTTGGGGCGCCTTCTACGACGTCTGCTGCCTCTACCCCCTGCGCACCGCCATCTTCGGCTTCAGCAGCCAACTGCAACTGATCCATGGCCGGGTCGATGCCCAGGGCGATCCTCTGCAGGCGCCCTATCTCGACGGTGAAGCGGCCCTGGACTCGAGAGGCCTGGCCTTTGAACGGCCCCGCTACATCGGCCTGGCGGCGCTGGGCGAATGCCTGTTGTTCATGAACATCGCCGAGACCGGCAAATCCGTGCATGAACACAGCCGCGAAACCACCAACGGCCTGCTGACCGACAGTTCCGTCACCCGCCTGAGGAAACTCGCCAACGGCAAGATCCGCGTGTTTTTCGACTGGCACCACAGCCAGCCCGATCAGGTCCGGGAAGAGTTCGACGATTTCGACTCGGTGATCATGACACTGCCCTCCTGGCTGATCGAAACGCGCCTGCAACTGGAAGGTTTCACCCCGCAGATGCTGCCGTTCGAAACCATCAATGCCTACAAGACCGCACACTGGGAAACCAGCTGCAAAGTGTTCGCGCCGTTAAAGAAATCCTTTCTGTCGAAGAACACCAGCATTCCCCAGGTCATCGTCACCGACAGCTTCATCCATGACGTCTACACCTACCGCTACAACGAGCGCTACAGCTACGACTGCATCCTCCTGAGTTACACCTGGGAGGACGATGCGACCAAACTCTGCGCCTTCAGCGACAAGGAGCTGATCAGCCGCTGCGTGAATGAGCTGGATCGCATCCTGATGAACGCCCGCAACATCAGGGAGAAAATCTCGCCCTACATCGGCCTGGACCAGGCCGTGGTGCAGCGCTGGATCACCGACCGCAACGCGCTGGGCTGCGCCAAGCTGTATCGGCCCGGCGCCTACTACGACGCGGTGCGCCTGATGAAATACAACCGCGACTTCGCCCATGTTTCCGGCCTGTATTTTTCCGGCGAATCGTTTTCCGTCGACGCCGGCTGGACCGAACCCTGCTTTCGCGGAGCGGTGGATGCGGTCATCCACATTTGCAACAGGACCGCCGCGACGTTTAACGGCGGCTTTTCCATGAGTGACCTTCCGCACTACCAGCTCGAAGCCTGA
- a CDS encoding alpha/beta hydrolase, giving the protein MRETPVVIDGPVGQLEALYLEVEAPCGVALICHPNPVQGGTMLNKVVSTLQRTARDAGLITLRFNYRGVGASAGSHDMGTGEVDDAQAAAAWLRAKHPDLPLTLFGFSFGGFVAASLGGRLEAGGEQLKHLFMVAPAVMRLGDADPLPQHGELTVIQPETDEVIEPQVVYDWSAQLQRPHELLKVAECGHFFHGKLTDLKDLILPRLSN; this is encoded by the coding sequence ATGCGCGAAACCCCTGTAGTGATTGATGGCCCGGTGGGTCAACTGGAAGCCCTTTACCTGGAAGTCGAGGCCCCGTGTGGCGTGGCATTGATCTGCCATCCCAACCCGGTGCAGGGCGGCACCATGCTCAATAAAGTCGTATCGACCCTGCAGCGCACCGCACGTGATGCCGGCTTGATCACCCTGCGTTTCAACTACCGTGGCGTCGGCGCCAGCGCCGGCAGCCACGACATGGGCACCGGCGAGGTCGATGATGCCCAGGCCGCGGCGGCATGGCTGCGGGCCAAGCACCCTGATCTGCCACTGACCCTGTTCGGCTTTTCCTTCGGCGGTTTTGTCGCCGCCAGCCTCGGCGGGCGCCTGGAAGCCGGCGGCGAGCAGCTCAAGCACCTGTTCATGGTGGCGCCGGCGGTCATGCGCCTGGGCGATGCCGATCCACTGCCGCAGCACGGTGAACTGACCGTGATCCAGCCGGAAACCGACGAAGTCATCGAGCCGCAAGTCGTCTACGACTGGTCTGCGCAACTCCAGCGCCCCCATGAGCTGCTGAAAGTGGCAGAATGCGGACACTTTTTTCATGGCAAGCTGACCGATCTCAAGGATCTTATCCTGCCGCGTCTTTCGAATTGA
- a CDS encoding YhcB family protein, producing the protein MEHSLLVWLLPTLALVVGVAIGFLIARLVPNAAPSSTQRQLDDIQERFDSYQNEVVTHFNSTASLVKKLTQSYQEVQDHLAEGANRLALDEQTRQRLLASLHSEASVAAPRERLTPPRNQEPPRDYAPKAPNAPGMLDEHYGLKK; encoded by the coding sequence GTGGAACACTCGCTCTTAGTTTGGTTGTTGCCGACTCTTGCCCTGGTCGTGGGTGTCGCCATTGGTTTCCTGATCGCTCGCCTGGTGCCGAACGCGGCCCCGAGCAGCACGCAACGTCAGCTGGATGACATTCAGGAACGCTTCGACAGTTATCAGAACGAGGTGGTCACCCACTTCAACAGCACCGCATCGCTGGTCAAGAAACTGACTCAGAGCTACCAGGAAGTGCAGGATCATCTTGCCGAGGGCGCCAACCGCCTGGCCCTGGACGAGCAGACCCGCCAACGCCTGCTGGCTTCGCTGCACTCCGAGGCGAGCGTGGCCGCGCCACGCGAGCGCCTGACACCGCCGCGCAACCAGGAGCCGCCGCGCGACTACGCGCCAAAAGCCCCGAACGCACCGGGCATGCTCGATGAGCATTATGGCTTGAAGAAGTAA
- a CDS encoding nitrilase family protein, producing the protein MSEPASPVRVAVVQFDPQVGVGNRQDNLHQSLALAEEAVKGGANLIVLPELTNTGYFFNNRQDAFAHSEGVPDGPSVRLWIDFARRHRIYLVVGLAERDGTRLFNTGVLAGPDGFIGKYRKAHLWNLEKLWFTPGDLGFPVFDTPIGRIGLLICWDIWFPEVPRILSQQGADIICSLNNWVWTPPPLFDEAGKCMASYLTMTAAHVNNVFIAAASRIGEERGARYLGCSLIAGTNGWPLGAVASADRQEILFADIDLTSARSAPIWNDLNDLHRDRRTDLYDQMLGYRQHCCLPR; encoded by the coding sequence ATGAGCGAGCCAGCAAGCCCTGTTCGTGTAGCAGTGGTGCAATTCGATCCACAGGTCGGCGTCGGCAATCGTCAGGACAACCTGCATCAAAGCCTGGCATTGGCCGAAGAGGCGGTGAAAGGAGGTGCCAATCTCATCGTCCTGCCTGAGCTGACCAATACGGGTTACTTCTTCAACAACCGCCAGGACGCGTTTGCCCATTCCGAAGGGGTGCCCGACGGGCCGAGCGTGCGCCTGTGGATAGATTTCGCCCGCCGGCACCGGATCTACCTGGTCGTCGGGCTGGCCGAACGCGACGGCACGCGCCTGTTCAACACCGGTGTGCTGGCCGGGCCCGACGGTTTTATCGGCAAGTACCGCAAGGCCCATCTGTGGAACCTGGAAAAGCTCTGGTTCACCCCGGGCGACCTGGGCTTTCCGGTGTTCGACACGCCGATCGGCCGCATCGGCCTGCTGATCTGCTGGGACATCTGGTTCCCGGAAGTGCCGCGCATCCTCAGCCAGCAAGGCGCGGACATCATTTGCAGCCTGAACAACTGGGTCTGGACACCGCCGCCGCTGTTCGACGAGGCGGGCAAATGCATGGCCTCGTACCTGACGATGACCGCCGCCCATGTAAACAACGTGTTTATCGCCGCCGCCAGCCGGATCGGCGAAGAACGCGGTGCGCGTTACCTCGGCTGCTCACTGATCGCCGGCACCAACGGCTGGCCGCTGGGGGCGGTGGCCTCGGCCGACCGGCAGGAAATCCTGTTTGCCGACATCGACCTGACCAGCGCCCGCAGTGCGCCGATCTGGAACGACCTCAACGACCTGCATCGCGATCGCAGGACCGACCTCTACGATCAGATGCTCGGCTACCGCCAGCATTGCTGCCTGCCACGCTGA
- a CDS encoding tryptophan--tRNA ligase encodes MTTRTRILTGITTTGTPHLGNYAGAIRPAIVASRDSNADSFYFLADYHALIKCDDPLRIQRSRLEIAATWLAGGLDVERVTFYRQSDIPEIPELTWLLTCVAAKGLLNRAHAYKASVDKNVETGEDPDAGISMGLYSYPVLMAADILMFNAHKVPVGRDQIQHVEMARDIGQRFNHLFGQGKEFFTLPEALIEESVATLPGLDGRKMSKSYDNTIPLFSSAKDMKDAISRIVTDSRAPGEAKDPDNSHLFTLFQAFATPAQADEFRSELLQGLGWGEAKNRLFQLLDNELGESRERYQQLIERPADLEDILQHGAKKARAVATPFLNELREAVGLRSFVAQAQVAATTKKKAAKAARFVSFREDDGSFRFRLLAADGEQLLLSRNFADGKAAGQVSKQLQAGQPLDVRSEALSFSVWLEGECVADSPTFADSAARDSAIDALRVALTPVQE; translated from the coding sequence ATGACGACTCGTACCCGTATCCTCACCGGCATCACCACCACCGGCACGCCGCACCTGGGCAACTACGCTGGCGCCATCCGCCCGGCGATCGTCGCCAGCCGTGACAGCAATGCCGATTCGTTCTATTTCCTGGCCGACTACCACGCCCTGATCAAGTGCGATGACCCGCTGCGCATCCAGCGCTCGCGCCTGGAAATCGCCGCGACCTGGCTGGCCGGTGGCCTGGATGTGGAGCGCGTGACCTTCTATCGCCAGTCCGACATCCCGGAAATCCCCGAGCTGACCTGGCTGTTGACCTGCGTCGCCGCCAAGGGCCTGCTCAACCGCGCCCACGCCTACAAGGCCTCGGTGGACAAGAACGTCGAGACCGGCGAAGACCCGGATGCCGGGATCAGCATGGGCTTGTACAGCTACCCGGTGCTGATGGCGGCGGACATCCTGATGTTCAACGCGCACAAGGTGCCGGTCGGTCGTGACCAGATCCAGCACGTGGAGATGGCCCGCGACATCGGCCAGCGCTTCAACCACCTGTTTGGCCAGGGCAAGGAGTTCTTCACCCTGCCTGAAGCGCTGATCGAGGAAAGCGTGGCCACCTTGCCGGGCCTGGACGGCCGCAAGATGTCGAAAAGCTACGACAACACCATTCCGTTGTTCAGCAGCGCCAAGGACATGAAAGACGCGATTTCGCGGATCGTTACCGACTCCCGTGCCCCGGGCGAAGCGAAAGATCCGGACAACTCGCACCTGTTCACCCTGTTCCAGGCCTTTGCCACCCCGGCGCAAGCCGACGAGTTCCGCAGCGAACTGCTGCAGGGCCTGGGTTGGGGCGAGGCGAAAAACCGCCTGTTCCAATTGCTGGACAACGAGTTGGGCGAGTCCCGTGAGCGTTATCAACAGCTGATCGAGCGCCCGGCGGACCTGGAAGACATCCTGCAACACGGTGCGAAAAAAGCCCGTGCGGTGGCCACGCCGTTCCTCAACGAACTGCGCGAGGCCGTGGGCCTGCGTTCTTTCGTCGCCCAGGCGCAAGTGGCGGCGACCACCAAGAAGAAGGCCGCGAAGGCAGCACGTTTCGTCAGCTTCCGTGAAGACGACGGCAGTTTCCGTTTCCGTCTGTTGGCGGCCGATGGCGAGCAACTGCTGTTGTCGCGCAACTTCGCCGACGGTAAAGCTGCCGGCCAGGTGAGCAAACAACTGCAAGCCGGCCAGCCATTGGACGTGCGCAGTGAAGCACTGAGCTTCAGCGTGTGGCTGGAAGGCGAGTGCGTGGCCGACAGCCCGACCTTCGCCGACAGCGCCGCTCGCGACAGTGCGATCGACGCTTTGCGGGTCGCGCTGACACCGGTTCAGGAATAA
- a CDS encoding acyl-CoA dehydrogenase family protein — MIPRTLFSPEHELFRDSVRTFLEKEAVPFHAQWEKQGYIDRQLWNKAGEAGMLCSHLPETYGGLGADFLYSAVVIEEVGRLGLTGIGFSLHSDIVAPYILHYGSEELKHKYLPRLVSGEMVTAIAMTEPGAGSDLQGVKTTAVLDGDEYVINGSKTFITNGYLADLVIVVAKTDPKAGAKGTSLFLVEADTPGFAKGKRLEKVGMKAQDTSELFFQDVRVPKENLLGQAGMGFAYLMQELPQERLTVAVGGLASAEAALQWTLDYTRERKAFGKSIADFQNTRFKLAEMATEIQIGRVFVDRCLELHLQGKLDVPTAAMAKYWGTDLQCKVLDECVQLHGGYGFMWEYPIARAWADARVQRIYAGTNEIMKEIIARAL; from the coding sequence ATGATCCCCAGAACCTTGTTCAGTCCCGAGCACGAACTGTTTCGCGACAGCGTACGCACGTTCCTCGAAAAAGAGGCCGTGCCGTTCCACGCCCAATGGGAAAAACAGGGCTACATCGACCGTCAGTTGTGGAACAAGGCGGGGGAGGCGGGAATGCTCTGCTCGCACCTGCCCGAGACCTACGGCGGGCTGGGCGCGGACTTCCTCTACAGCGCAGTGGTGATCGAGGAAGTGGGGCGGCTGGGACTGACCGGCATCGGCTTTTCCCTGCATTCGGACATTGTCGCGCCGTACATCCTGCATTACGGCAGTGAAGAGCTGAAACACAAATACCTGCCCAGACTGGTGTCAGGTGAAATGGTCACCGCGATTGCCATGACCGAGCCGGGCGCCGGCTCCGACCTGCAAGGGGTGAAGACGACGGCGGTGCTCGACGGTGACGAGTACGTGATCAACGGCTCGAAGACCTTCATCACCAACGGCTATCTGGCGGACCTGGTGATAGTCGTCGCCAAGACCGACCCGAAGGCGGGCGCCAAGGGCACCAGCCTGTTCCTGGTCGAAGCCGACACGCCGGGCTTCGCCAAGGGCAAGCGCCTGGAAAAAGTCGGCATGAAGGCGCAGGACACCTCCGAGCTGTTCTTCCAGGACGTACGCGTGCCCAAGGAAAACCTGCTGGGGCAGGCCGGGATGGGCTTTGCCTACCTGATGCAGGAATTGCCCCAGGAGCGCCTGACTGTGGCGGTGGGTGGCCTGGCCTCGGCCGAAGCGGCATTGCAGTGGACGCTGGACTACACCCGTGAGCGCAAGGCGTTCGGCAAGTCGATCGCGGACTTCCAGAACACCCGCTTCAAGCTGGCGGAGATGGCCACCGAAATCCAGATCGGCCGGGTCTTCGTCGATCGCTGCCTGGAACTGCACCTGCAGGGCAAGCTCGACGTGCCGACGGCGGCGATGGCCAAGTACTGGGGCACCGACCTGCAATGCAAGGTGCTCGACGAGTGCGTGCAGCTGCATGGCGGCTATGGCTTCATGTGGGAATACCCGATTGCACGGGCCTGGGCGGATGCGCGGGTGCAGCGAATTTATGCGGGGACCAATGAAATCATGAAGGAGATCATTGCCAGGGCGCTGTGA
- a CDS encoding asparaginase, with product MDLPKLAIAALGGTVSMQARSAGEGVIPTVSGETLLASLPQLRAMARVTVETLGLLPSASLDFEFLLSVLGWANEQVEQGATGVVITQGTDTLEETAAFFDYLWAHDEPLVLTGAMRSADQAGADGPANFLDGCRVALAVESRRRGVQVVMNGQIHSAGAVRKTDSLALQAFSSAIVGPVGLMVEGNVHYLRPPGQRTVLPVPQRTSQNVALLEASLSADSLLLENIVALGYDGLVIGGFGAGHASERWADAIVHIAEKIPVVIATRTGSGSTARSSYGFIGSERDLIDKGAFMAGFLCPRKARILLWLLIGCQRQDELEHHLTPL from the coding sequence ATGGACTTGCCCAAACTGGCCATCGCCGCGCTCGGCGGTACTGTCAGCATGCAGGCCAGGAGCGCCGGAGAAGGTGTCATCCCGACCGTCAGTGGCGAAACCCTGCTGGCGTCCCTGCCGCAATTGAGGGCCATGGCGCGGGTAACGGTCGAAACCCTCGGACTGCTGCCCAGCGCTTCCCTGGATTTCGAGTTCCTGCTCAGCGTGCTCGGCTGGGCCAACGAGCAGGTCGAACAAGGCGCAACGGGCGTGGTGATCACCCAGGGCACTGACACCCTGGAAGAAACCGCGGCCTTCTTCGACTATCTGTGGGCGCACGATGAACCGCTGGTGCTGACGGGCGCCATGCGTTCGGCAGACCAGGCCGGGGCTGACGGCCCGGCGAATTTTCTCGACGGCTGCCGGGTAGCGCTGGCGGTCGAAAGTCGTCGAAGAGGCGTCCAGGTCGTGATGAACGGACAAATTCACTCGGCCGGGGCCGTGCGCAAGACCGACTCGTTGGCGCTGCAGGCATTCTCCTCCGCCATCGTCGGCCCGGTGGGGTTGATGGTAGAGGGCAACGTTCACTACCTGCGCCCACCCGGCCAACGCACCGTCCTGCCGGTGCCACAGCGCACGTCCCAGAACGTTGCCTTGCTGGAAGCGTCACTGTCCGCCGACAGCCTGTTGCTGGAGAACATCGTCGCCCTGGGTTACGACGGGCTGGTGATCGGCGGGTTCGGCGCCGGGCATGCTTCCGAGCGCTGGGCGGACGCCATCGTGCACATCGCCGAAAAGATCCCGGTGGTCATCGCCACACGCACCGGATCCGGCTCGACGGCCAGATCGAGCTACGGTTTCATCGGCAGCGAACGGGACCTGATCGACAAAGGCGCCTTCATGGCCGGATTTCTCTGCCCGCGCAAGGCCAGGATCCTGCTGTGGCTGCTGATCGGCTGCCAACGGCAGGACGAATTGGAACACCACCTCACCCCCCTGTAG